AACAGCGACCCCAAACTGGCACTTACAGGCGTCCCCATCGTCCAGTGGCCCAAGAGAGATAAGGTAGGAACTGCAAGGAGGGGACCCAGATGGGTGTCACGTGTTGAGTCATTTGCCAGGCCTGGGGTGTGGTGGCACCGCTTCCATACCCGCCTTGGGAGCAGTGCCAAAGTGGGATGTGGGTGCAGCCACCTCCACGGCACTGCGGCCAAGTCCAGAGATCTCCCACCATGCCAGTTATCCCAGCTCAGCTGATGGGTGGTAACCAGATCAGCCTTGACTGCTCCATATTCTCCCCCCTTTGCTTGTGCTTGGTGAACAGGGAGCCTTGTTGTGGGAGGAAGGGGTGGTCCTGCTCTCCTAGGAGCTCTCTGGATTGACAGGGAGAACCCTGGATGGCCTGAGGAATGTTGTGTATCAGGGAAGGCCTCACTGTGGTAGGTGTGGGGTTGATGGTCAAGAGCAGTCCAGCCCTTCACTGTGAGGGGAACGTGTCCCttgtgtccctgtccgtgttGTTGGATTGGGTCTTACAATGCCAAGCAAGTCAGCTCTCTCTCAGGAGTCTCTCCCTGTGGGTAGCAGCCAGCTCTTCAGCAATGGGAGCTTTCCATgcttccctgcctttccctgtcCAGCGGTGCTCATAGTCCAGGGCCCACAGCTGGGCTGCGGCCCAGGCTGAGCTCGCTGGACAGATGGAGGCACAGAGCAGGCGGACTTCCCCTCTGCAGTCTGCCTTCCTGTGGCCTGCCAGGATGGCTCCCAGAGGTCACTTCTTCCTTCCTGCCAGGAGATGGGCTCACAGGCAGGCTATGGGAAGAGCAAGACCCCATCACACTGGGAAGGGTGGGTAACACCCCGTTAGGGAGTCTGGAGACAAATGAGCCTCTCAGATTGCCTTTTGGAGGTGCCTCTCTCTGcttgcctgccctgcccaggagaTCCAGAGTGATCCTTGTGCAGCACAAGCATCTTGGGCAGCTTTTCTGGGAGAAGTGACCTGGAGATGTGTGCATGCTTTGGGTTACAGCACTCAGAGGCTTGGCATatccccagccccatccttgGGAGCCTGCCCTTCCCCAAGCCATCAGCTGTGGTGCAcaacccagcacagccagtcTCAGAaggatgctgcagccagcagattTCCAGTGAGGGCTGATGGGATGCAGGGTGACAGCTGGAGAACTGTGCTGTCCTACCTGCACTGTAAACAAGGAGggtgtgtcccagtgtccctcaAGCTCTGGAAAGAGCGACCAGAGCTGTCCCCTTGTGCAGTTGGTGGAgtgacacagaggggacagcctgGGTGGACCTTGTCATTCCTTGCCTTGGTAGGAAAGCGTGGATGCTGTGGGATGCTTTTGGGATTCAGCAGCCCTTTCCAGACCCATTTGAGCCCTAGCGGGGGGTGAGAGGAAGGGGAGCTCTTGGTGTGGGGTGGTGTGAGGAGTTTGAGAGTGTGCTCCAGGAGAAGTGGCAGGTCAGCGCTGATCCAGGCACCTTGGCCTGCGGAGTGCTGAGGGcgcagagctgctctctggcACATTATCTGCAGTCGTAGGGatccagggagcagagccttCCAGATCCCAGCGGAACGCAGCACTTCCCTCTCCTCACCcaattccctctctccctgttgCCAGCTAAAGCTCCAGGCCCGGCTGCGGGTGCGCCTGCCCACCATCCCCATCACCAAGCCGCACACCATGAAGCCAGCACCGCGCCCGACTCCCGTCAGGTCCACGGTGTCTCCCATCGTGTCAGGCGCCCGGCGGAGGCGGGTGCGGTGCCGGAAATGCAAGGCCTGCATGCAGGGCGAGTGTGGCATGTGCCACTACTGCAGGGACATGAAGAAGTTTGGTGGGCCCGGACGCATGAAGCAGTCCTGTGTCCTCCGGCAGTGCTTGGCGGTGAGTCCAAGTTGGATTCCTGGGGGATAACTGGTTGCTAGTCCATGGTTCATGTAgtagggaaggaaaggaggaaggctGTCCCACCATGCTCTGGTGTCAGCCCTGCTTTCCTTTGTAGCCCAGGTTGCCTCACTCGGTCACATGTGCACTTTGCGGGGAGGTGGATCAGAACGAGGACTCGCAGGACTTTGAGAAGAAGCTTATGGAGTGCTGTATCTGCAATGAGATCGTTCACCCTGGCTGTCTGCAGGTGAGCAGGGCACGTGCTGGGCAAAGGGGGgctctgctgtggggctgggctgctgctgaccCCCTCCTCTTGTTGTAGATGGATGGGGAAGGGCTGCTCAATGATGAGCTCCCCAACTGCTGGGAGTGCCCCAAGTGCTACCAAGGTGACGACACAGAGAAGGGCCAGGTAAGGAGCAAGGCAAGGATCTGTgtcctccatccctcccagtGCATTCTGCCAGGGATGTATTTAACCAGAGTGGGCTGTGGGGGCAGTGATCAGTGAGAATGAGAATCATGAGGGTGCAGCACTTGAGGGCTTGGGCACATCCTGCTGCAATGCGATCCTGAGATATTCCCCTGTAAGAGACACTGGACTGTTAGGCACAGAGTGGAAGCCACCCCCAACCTCAAAGGATGTCCCTTTTGAGAACGGGTTAGGAAAATGCTTGTTGCTGGTGTGGGTGGACTTTAGTCCTCGTGGTACTTAGATGAGCTGTGAGGAAGAAGTTacttactgtgagggtggtgagaccctggcagaGATTGACCaaaaaagctgtggatgccccatccctggaagtgttcaaggccaggttggattgggcttggagcaacctgatcttagtggaaggtgtccctatctaacccaaaccattcaatgatttcactgggcactgctggtgcAGGTCCTGGTGTTTCCctggggaggaagagaagggaaaagctcTCCCCAGGCCGCATTCCCGCTAACCAGCCCACCCCCATTCCCTGCAGAAGCGGAAGGTGGAGGAGAGCGATGACGACACGGCGCAAGCCAAGGTGCTGCGGCCCCTGCGGAGCTGCGAGgagcccctgacccccccaCCCAATTCGCCCACCCCGATGCTGCAGCTGATCCACGACCCCGCGTCCCCCCGCGGCGTGGTGACACGCTCGTCCCCGGGGGCCGGTCCCAGCGACCACCACAGCGCCAGCCGGGACGAGCGCTTCAAGCGCCGGCAGCTGCTGCGGCTCCAGGCCACGGAGAGAACCATGGTGCGGGAGAAGGAGAACAACCCCAGCGGCAAGAAGGAGCTGTCAGAGGTGGAGAAGGCCAAGCTGCACGGCTCCTACCTCACCGTGACGCTCCAGCGCCCCACCAAAGATGTCCACGGCACTTCGATTGTCCCCAAGCTCCAAGCCATCACGGCCTCCTCGGCCAACCTGCAGCACTCGCCGCGCGTGGTCGTGCGCCACGCGCCTGCCAGGATACCCCTGCGGAGCGGGGGCGACGAGGAGGCGGCCgccgaggaagaggaggaggaagaggaggaggaggacgagaaCGCGGAGGAGGGGGGGGCAGCCCGGCTGAACGGGCGCGGGGGCCGGGCGCAGGAGGGCGAGGAGAGCTGCGTCCAGCGCGAGGTCTGGATGTCCGTGTTCCGCTACCTCACCCGCAGGGAGCTCTGCGAGTGCATGCGGGTGTGCAAGACCTGGTACAAGTGGTGAGTGTGGGGACTTGTCCGGGGGCTGGGGGTACATCTGTGGCGGACACCCAGAAAGAGCGAGGGGAAGGATGTCGCCTCAGTGCCTTCCCATCTCTTCCCAGAACCAGGCAGTGTCATTGTAGCTagccctgctgcctctgccatgTGTGTTCCCATCTCTGTTGTTCccttctgccttccttctgtcCCCTCCTATGTCCTTGTGAGGTGCCAGTGCCCTTCCCTTGCCTGTCACACTGATGGTGCTTGCCCTTTCCAGCCTCCCTTGCTGCCTCGCctcccagcaggcagggaaggcaggctGAGGCGGGATGGCTTTGCTGGTTGGAAACGCCTCGGGGGACAGCAGGCCCGAAGACAATGCTGGCACCGGGACAGCTGTGCATGGAGGGCTTGGGAACAGACGGGAATGGAAACTGGGAGGTTTCTAACAGCCGAGCAGCAGGGATTGCCTGCTTTGATCAGCAGCTGGTGGCAGTGGTGTGGTGGAGGAGTGTCCCCTCGCCTGCACCTTCAGGGACTCAGCTAAGCTGCCATGGGGTCCTGGCTCTCCACAAACTCCCATGGGAGAGGATGAGTTTGCTCCTGGCGAAGGAGcgagctctgctggggctgtggggtgggacACACAGTGCTTTGCCTGCTGGGAGTAAGGATCCTTAAGATCACGAGAAACACCCAGAGTAGGGCAAGCAAGCCTGCAGCTGCAACTTGGGAGTTTTATTTTGTGGCAGCAAAACCCTGCTGGGACTGCACAGGATGGCCTGTGACACCTTCAGCAGCCTCCCATGTTTGGGGGAAACCTATGGAAACCAGGAGGAACAACCTTGTTCTGTGGCTGGGGCCACGCCATGGCTGGGCTCCTTTTGGAAGCCAGGCAACCTGCTGGCTGTCTCTTATCCCATGGTACTCTTGGGACTCAACTTTCAGCTTTGTCCTTGTCCCCAGGTGCTGTGACAAGAGATTGTGGACAAAGATAGACTTGAGCAGGTGCAAGTCCATCACCCCGCAGGCGCTGAGTGGCATCATCAAAAGGCAGCCGGTCAGCCTTGACCTCAGCTGGACCAATATCTCAAAAAAACAGCTTACATGGCTCGTCAACAGGCTGCCAGGTGAgtgtggggtggggaggggtccctTCCTCTGCCACCAGCCTCTTCCAAGGCTTCCTGAGGGCTGGGTCATGGGGAGAGACACCCCACAAGCCGGGGAACTCCTGGGTGCCTGGGTCCCATCACCCAGCAAGTGTCCCACCCCAGGTAGGGAGGGGACCTGCATCCTCATGTGCATGGAAAAAGATGGTGGAGATCTGGGATGCCTGGGAGCCGACCAAACTTGTCTAACTTGTTAcctgcctcccttctgccaGGCCTGAAAGACCTCATCCTAGCAGGCTGCTCCTGGTCTGCGGTCTGTGCCCTCAGTACCTCTAGCTGCCCCCTTCTCAGGACCCTCGATCTTCGGTGGGCAGTAGGAATCAAGGACCCTCAGATCCGGGACTTACTTACGCCTCCAACAGACAAACCCAGTaagctgctgccaccctggggctgcctgggctggACAAGCAAGGTCCCCAGGGCAGTCTGTCCACTCTCGTTCTCCCTCTGCCTGTGCAGGTCAGGACAATCGCAGCAAACTCCGCAACATGATCGACTTCCGGCTCGCCGGGCTGGACATCACGGACGCCACGCTGCGCCTGATCATCCGCCATATGCCCCTGCTCTCCCGTCTCGACCTCAGCCACTGCAACCACCTCACGGACCAGTCGGTCAACCTCCTCACCGCCGTGGGCTCCTCCACACGCAACTCCCTCACCGAGCTCAACATGGCAGGTGCGtgccctgctccaggtgccTCCTGgatttccccttcctcctcccggtgctggctgctggaggTGTCCCCCTCAcgctccctgtgctctgcccgCAGGCTGCAATAAGCTGACGGACCAGGCCTTGCTGTACCTGCGCCGCATCTCCAACGTCACCCTCATCGACCTGCGGGGCTGCAAACAGATCA
The window above is part of the Vidua macroura isolate BioBank_ID:100142 chromosome 6, ASM2450914v1, whole genome shotgun sequence genome. Proteins encoded here:
- the KDM2A gene encoding lysine-specific demethylase 2A, coding for MAAAAPVRGQRRRRDLEEEDDDSSPGVSFSLSSEESEMEPEEERIRYSQRLRGTMRRRYEDDGISDDEIEGKRTFDLEEKLSTNKFNSTFVVFMEGKDFTVEYIQRGGLRDPLIFRSSDGLGIKMPDPDFSVNDVRLCVGSRRIVDVMDVNTQRDIEMSMAQWARYYETPEEEREKLYNVISLEFSHTKLENLVQRPATVDLIDWVDNMWPRHLKESQTESTNAILEMQYPKVQKYCLMSVKGCYTDFHVDFGGTSVWYHIHRGGKIFWLIPPTPQNLELYENWLLSGKQGDIFLGDRVSECQRIELKQGYTFVIPSGWIHAVYTPMDTLVFGGNFLHSFNIPMQLRIYSIEDRTRVPNKFRYPFYYEMCWYVLERYVYCITSRSHLTKDFQKESLSMDMELSSSDSVNMEEEEEEEDDEDAAGKESRRPMTRRSILTSPIANGANMDYDELGKSCRSSLPGLKKTPSIDSSDSSRGSQNGQAWDPSGGSPRKSRKVHLTQFELEGLRCLVDKLESLPLHKKCVPTGIEDEDALIADVKLLLEEYANSDPKLALTGVPIVQWPKRDKLKLQARLRVRLPTIPITKPHTMKPAPRPTPVRSTVSPIVSGARRRRVRCRKCKACMQGECGMCHYCRDMKKFGGPGRMKQSCVLRQCLAPRLPHSVTCALCGEVDQNEDSQDFEKKLMECCICNEIVHPGCLQMDGEGLLNDELPNCWECPKCYQGDDTEKGQKRKVEESDDDTAQAKVLRPLRSCEEPLTPPPNSPTPMLQLIHDPASPRGVVTRSSPGAGPSDHHSASRDERFKRRQLLRLQATERTMVREKENNPSGKKELSEVEKAKLHGSYLTVTLQRPTKDVHGTSIVPKLQAITASSANLQHSPRVVVRHAPARIPLRSGGDEEAAAEEEEEEEEEEDENAEEGGAARLNGRGGRAQEGEESCVQREVWMSVFRYLTRRELCECMRVCKTWYKWCCDKRLWTKIDLSRCKSITPQALSGIIKRQPVSLDLSWTNISKKQLTWLVNRLPGLKDLILAGCSWSAVCALSTSSCPLLRTLDLRWAVGIKDPQIRDLLTPPTDKPSQDNRSKLRNMIDFRLAGLDITDATLRLIIRHMPLLSRLDLSHCNHLTDQSVNLLTAVGSSTRNSLTELNMAGCNKLTDQALLYLRRISNVTLIDLRGCKQITRKACEHFISDLSINSLYCLSDEKLIQKIS